A genomic region of Pseudomonas sp. KU43P contains the following coding sequences:
- the ilvN gene encoding acetolactate synthase small subunit has product MRHIISLLLENEPGALSRVVGLFSQRNYNIESLTVAPTEDPTLSRLTLTTVGHDEVIEQITKNLNKLVEVVKLVDLSESAHIERELMLVKVKATGAQRAEIKRTTDIFRGQIVDVTASVYTVQLSGTSDKLDSFIQAIGTASILETVRSGVTGIARGDKVLSI; this is encoded by the coding sequence ATGCGGCACATCATTTCCCTGCTGCTGGAAAACGAACCCGGTGCTCTGTCCCGTGTGGTCGGCCTGTTCTCCCAGCGCAACTACAACATTGAAAGCCTGACCGTGGCGCCGACTGAAGACCCGACCCTGTCGCGTCTGACGTTGACCACCGTTGGCCATGACGAAGTGATCGAGCAGATCACCAAGAACCTGAACAAGCTGGTCGAAGTGGTCAAGCTTGTCGACCTGTCGGAAAGCGCTCACATCGAGCGTGAACTGATGCTGGTCAAGGTCAAGGCCACCGGTGCACAGCGTGCCGAGATCAAGCGCACCACGGATATTTTCCGTGGCCAGATCGTCGACGTGACCGCCAGCGTGTACACCGTACAACTGAGCGGTACCAGCGACAAACTGGACAGCTTCATCCAGGCCATCGGCACCGCATCGATTCTCGAAACCGTGCGCAGTGGCGTCACCGGCATTGCCCGTGGCGACAAAGTGCTCAGCATCTAA
- a CDS encoding acetolactate synthase 3 large subunit, whose translation MELLSGAEMVVRFLRDEGVKHIYGYPGGALLHVYDALFKEPEVEHILVRHEQAATHMADGYARATGKAGVVLVTSGPGATNAITGIATAYMDSIPMVILSGQVPSTMVGTDAFQETDMIGISRPIVKHSFMIKHATEIPEVLKKAFYLAQSGRPGPVVVDIPKDMTNPAEKFEYVYPKKVKLRSYSPAVRGHSGQIRKAAEMLLAAKRPIVYSGGGVILGGGSEALTEIAKSLNLPVTNTLMGLGGFPGTDRQFLGMLGMHGSYTANMAMHHADVIFAVGARFDDRVVNGPAKFCPNAKIIHIDIDPASISKMIKADVPIVGPVDSVLSEMLGILKEIGEQPEKAAIDAWWKQIDEWRGTGDLFPYDKGDGNVIKPQAVIETLCEVTKGDAFVTSDVGQHQMFAAQYYRFNKPNRWINSGGLGTMGFGFPAAMGIKLNFPDQDVACVTGEGSIQMNIQELSTCMQYGLPVKIVNLNNGVLGMVRQWQDMAYNGRHSHSYVESLPDFIKLAEAYGHVGIRITSLKDLKPKLEEAFAMKDRLVFIDIAVDRTEHVYPMQIKDGSMRDMWLSKTERT comes from the coding sequence GTGGAGCTTTTATCTGGCGCTGAGATGGTCGTCCGCTTCTTGCGTGACGAAGGCGTTAAGCACATCTACGGGTACCCTGGTGGTGCTCTCCTGCATGTTTACGATGCCCTGTTCAAAGAACCGGAAGTCGAGCACATCCTGGTTCGTCACGAACAGGCCGCAACCCATATGGCGGACGGTTACGCCCGTGCCACCGGCAAGGCCGGTGTGGTGCTGGTAACCTCCGGCCCGGGCGCGACCAATGCCATCACCGGCATTGCCACTGCCTACATGGATTCGATTCCGATGGTCATCTTGTCCGGCCAGGTGCCTAGCACCATGGTGGGTACCGATGCCTTCCAGGAAACCGACATGATTGGCATCTCGCGGCCGATCGTGAAGCACAGCTTCATGATCAAACATGCCACCGAGATCCCCGAAGTTCTGAAAAAAGCCTTCTACCTGGCGCAATCCGGTCGCCCAGGTCCGGTCGTGGTCGACATTCCAAAAGATATGACCAACCCGGCTGAAAAGTTCGAATACGTCTATCCGAAGAAGGTCAAGCTGCGCTCCTACAGCCCAGCCGTCCGTGGCCACTCCGGGCAGATCCGCAAGGCTGCCGAGATGCTCCTCGCCGCCAAGCGCCCGATCGTCTACTCCGGCGGTGGCGTGATCCTTGGTGGCGGCTCCGAAGCCCTGACCGAGATCGCCAAGTCGCTGAACTTGCCAGTCACCAACACCCTGATGGGTCTTGGCGGCTTCCCAGGCACCGATCGCCAGTTCCTCGGCATGCTCGGTATGCACGGCAGCTACACCGCCAACATGGCCATGCACCATGCCGACGTGATCTTCGCAGTCGGTGCGCGCTTCGATGACCGCGTGGTCAACGGCCCGGCAAAGTTCTGCCCGAACGCCAAGATCATCCACATCGATATCGACCCTGCGTCGATCTCGAAAATGATCAAGGCCGACGTGCCAATCGTAGGTCCGGTCGACAGCGTGCTCAGCGAAATGCTCGGCATCCTCAAGGAAATCGGCGAGCAGCCTGAAAAGGCGGCGATCGATGCCTGGTGGAAGCAGATCGACGAGTGGCGTGGTACTGGCGACCTGTTCCCCTACGACAAGGGCGACGGTAATGTCATCAAACCACAGGCGGTGATCGAGACCCTCTGCGAAGTGACCAAGGGCGATGCCTTCGTGACCTCCGACGTGGGCCAGCACCAGATGTTCGCGGCGCAGTACTACCGCTTCAACAAGCCGAACCGCTGGATCAACTCCGGTGGCCTGGGCACCATGGGCTTCGGTTTCCCGGCAGCCATGGGCATCAAGCTCAACTTCCCGGATCAGGACGTAGCCTGCGTCACTGGCGAAGGCAGCATCCAGATGAACATCCAGGAGCTGTCCACCTGCATGCAGTACGGCCTGCCGGTGAAGATCGTCAACCTGAACAACGGTGTACTGGGCATGGTCCGCCAGTGGCAGGACATGGCCTACAACGGTCGTCACTCCCACTCGTACGTCGAGTCGCTGCCCGACTTCATCAAGTTGGCCGAGGCCTATGGTCATGTGGGTATCCGCATCACCAGCCTGAAAGACCTGAAGCCGAAGCTGGAAGAAGCGTTCGCGATGAAGGACCGCCTGGTGTTCATCGACATCGCGGTCGACCGTACCGAGCACGTCTATCCGATGCAGATCAAGGATGGCTCGATGCGTGACATGTGGCTGAGCAAGACGGAGCGTACCTGA
- a CDS encoding YqcC family protein translates to MIEQRILDIADHLLLIERELQVQGWWDDEPPSDEALASTVPFAVDTMSLEQWLQWIFLPRMKIIIELGHPLPNASGILVMAETVFADRPEQSRELRRLLAEFDQLIAPSA, encoded by the coding sequence ATGATCGAGCAGCGTATTCTGGACATCGCCGACCACCTGCTGCTTATCGAGCGTGAACTGCAGGTACAAGGCTGGTGGGATGACGAGCCACCAAGCGACGAGGCCTTGGCCAGCACGGTGCCGTTCGCGGTCGACACCATGAGCCTAGAACAGTGGCTGCAGTGGATTTTCCTGCCGCGCATGAAGATCATCATCGAGCTTGGCCACCCGCTGCCCAATGCTTCAGGAATTTTGGTCATGGCAGAGACGGTGTTTGCCGACCGTCCAGAGCAGAGCCGCGAGCTACGTCGCCTGCTAGCAGAGTTTGACCAATTGATCGCTCCTTCCGCCTGA
- a CDS encoding tetratricopeptide repeat protein — translation MRCDVNKWLFPALTALAVLQGCSSVQRGNIPVVDSSTRVSNSERVTANRSAAGMGNGTAQAQSLPEDSGVTVMIPQGAGATGIQTFPAGNGAAPISTTPITPGPVSSAPMTTNPNPIADEPFDIASMNSAPPATSAPTGIPRSNAASGGLSADEQLDGPVLALLTTAQSQQGSGDFNGAASSLERAQRIAPREPQVLYRLAQVRLSQGDAAQAEQLARRALTYANGRPDLQAELWNTIAQAREKQGDSAGAALARQKARVNS, via the coding sequence ATGAGGTGTGACGTGAATAAGTGGCTGTTTCCTGCCTTGACGGCGCTGGCTGTGCTCCAGGGGTGCTCCAGTGTCCAGCGCGGCAATATCCCGGTGGTCGATTCGAGTACCCGTGTGTCCAATAGTGAACGGGTCACGGCCAACCGCTCGGCGGCTGGCATGGGCAACGGCACCGCGCAGGCGCAGTCGCTGCCCGAAGATTCCGGTGTGACCGTGATGATTCCGCAAGGCGCCGGCGCCACGGGTATTCAGACGTTCCCGGCAGGCAATGGTGCAGCGCCCATCAGCACCACCCCGATCACTCCCGGGCCGGTCAGCAGTGCGCCGATGACCACCAACCCCAACCCGATCGCCGACGAGCCGTTCGACATCGCCTCGATGAACAGCGCGCCGCCTGCCACCAGTGCGCCGACTGGCATTCCGCGCAGCAATGCGGCATCAGGCGGCCTATCAGCCGACGAGCAGCTCGATGGCCCGGTGCTGGCGCTGCTGACTACCGCCCAGTCGCAACAGGGCAGCGGCGATTTCAACGGGGCTGCGTCGAGCCTGGAGCGCGCCCAGCGGATTGCCCCACGCGAGCCGCAAGTGCTGTACCGCCTGGCACAGGTACGACTGTCTCAGGGTGACGCGGCACAAGCCGAACAACTCGCGCGACGGGCGCTCACCTACGCCAACGGCCGCCCCGACCTGCAGGCCGAGCTGTGGAACACCATTGCCCAAGCCCGCGAAAAGCAGGGTGATAGTGCTGGCGCCGCCCTGGCCCGGCAAAAGGCACGGGTCAATTCCTGA
- the mrcB gene encoding penicillin-binding protein 1B, producing the protein MTRTRKSRTPQKRPTGRSRAWLGWALKLSLVGLVIVAGFAVYLDAVVQEKFSGKRWTIPAKVYARPLELFVGQKLSKNDFLTELDALGYRRESAANGPGAAAVNGNNVDLNTRGFQFYEGMEPAQFVRVRFSGDYVAGLSGANGGKLDVVRLEPLMIGGIYPKNLEDRILIKIDQVPPYLLETLVATEDRDFYSHFGVSPKSIARAIWVNTSAGSMRQGGSTLTQQLVKNFYLTSERSLSRKLTEAMMAVLLEMHYDKREILEAYLNEVFVGQDGQRAVHGFGLASQFFFSQPLSELKLHQIALLVGMVKGPSYYNPRRYPERALARRNLVLDLVAEQGVASQEAVDAAKKMPLGVTKRGSLADSSFPAFLDLVKRQLRQDYRDEDLTEEGLRIFTSFDPILQMKAESSMNETFKRLAGRKGSDDVESAMVVTNPETGEVQALIGSRQSGFAGFNRAIDAVRPIGSLVKPAVYLTALEQPSKYTLTSWVQDEPFSVKGADGQVWRPQNYDRRPHGTIYLYQGLANSYNLSTAKLGLEVGVPNVIKTIGRLGVKVDWPAYPAMLLGAGGMSPMQVATMYQTIANGGFNTPMRGIRSVLTAEGEPLKRYPFQIQQTFDPASIYLVQNAMQRVMREGTGRSVYNVLPSSLTLAGKTGTSNDSRDSWFSGFSQDLLAVVWMGRDDNGKTPFTGATGALQVWTSFMKKADPLPLDMPQPDNVVQAWIDPYSGRGSDASCPGAVQMPYIRGSEPPAGATCGGEQNPAESVMDWVKGWMN; encoded by the coding sequence ATGACTCGAACCCGAAAATCCCGTACCCCTCAGAAACGCCCGACCGGCCGCTCGCGCGCCTGGCTGGGCTGGGCCTTGAAGCTCAGCCTGGTCGGCCTGGTGATCGTTGCCGGCTTCGCGGTTTACCTCGATGCCGTCGTGCAGGAGAAGTTCTCCGGCAAGCGCTGGACCATCCCGGCCAAGGTGTATGCCCGGCCGCTTGAGCTGTTCGTCGGCCAGAAACTGAGCAAAAACGACTTCCTCACCGAACTCGATGCCCTCGGCTATCGGCGCGAGAGTGCGGCCAACGGGCCTGGAGCGGCTGCGGTCAACGGCAATAACGTCGACCTGAATACCCGTGGCTTCCAGTTCTACGAGGGCATGGAGCCTGCGCAGTTCGTCCGCGTGCGCTTCTCTGGCGACTACGTGGCGGGCCTATCCGGCGCCAATGGCGGCAAGCTCGACGTTGTTCGCCTGGAGCCGCTGATGATCGGCGGCATCTACCCGAAAAACCTCGAAGACCGCATCCTGATCAAGATCGACCAGGTGCCGCCATACCTGCTGGAAACCTTGGTAGCCACGGAAGACCGCGACTTCTACAGCCATTTCGGTGTATCGCCCAAATCCATCGCCCGGGCGATCTGGGTCAATACCTCGGCCGGTTCCATGCGCCAGGGCGGCAGTACCCTTACCCAGCAGTTGGTGAAGAACTTCTATCTGACCAGTGAGCGCAGCCTCAGCCGCAAACTGACCGAAGCGATGATGGCCGTGCTGCTGGAAATGCATTACGACAAGCGTGAAATCCTTGAGGCCTACCTCAACGAAGTGTTCGTCGGCCAGGACGGCCAGCGTGCCGTGCACGGCTTTGGCCTGGCCAGCCAGTTCTTCTTCAGCCAGCCGCTGTCGGAGCTCAAGCTGCATCAGATCGCCTTGCTGGTGGGCATGGTCAAGGGGCCGTCGTACTACAACCCGCGCCGTTACCCCGAGCGAGCGCTCGCTCGCCGCAACCTGGTCCTGGACCTGGTGGCCGAGCAGGGCGTGGCGAGCCAGGAGGCCGTCGATGCTGCGAAGAAGATGCCGCTTGGCGTGACCAAGCGCGGCAGCCTGGCCGACAGCTCGTTCCCGGCCTTCCTCGACCTGGTGAAGCGTCAGCTGCGTCAGGACTATCGCGATGAAGACTTGACCGAAGAAGGCCTGCGCATCTTCACCAGTTTCGACCCCATCCTGCAGATGAAGGCCGAAAGCTCGATGAACGAGACCTTCAAGCGCCTGGCCGGGCGCAAGGGCTCTGATGACGTCGAGTCGGCAATGGTCGTGACCAACCCGGAAACGGGTGAGGTTCAGGCCCTGATCGGTAGCCGCCAGTCCGGCTTCGCCGGCTTCAACCGTGCCATCGACGCCGTACGGCCGATCGGTTCGCTGGTCAAGCCGGCGGTATACCTGACCGCGCTGGAGCAGCCAAGCAAGTACACCCTGACCAGCTGGGTGCAGGATGAACCGTTCTCGGTCAAGGGCGCGGATGGCCAGGTATGGCGGCCACAGAACTACGATCGCCGCCCGCACGGCACGATCTACCTGTACCAGGGCCTGGCAAACTCCTACAACCTGTCGACCGCCAAGCTTGGCCTTGAGGTGGGCGTGCCCAACGTCATCAAGACCATCGGCCGACTGGGTGTGAAAGTGGATTGGCCGGCATACCCGGCAATGTTGCTGGGCGCCGGTGGCATGTCGCCGATGCAAGTGGCGACCATGTACCAGACCATCGCCAACGGTGGCTTCAATACGCCGATGCGCGGTATCCGCAGTGTGCTGACTGCCGAGGGCGAGCCGCTCAAGCGCTACCCATTCCAGATCCAGCAGACCTTCGACCCGGCTTCGATCTACCTGGTGCAGAACGCCATGCAGCGGGTGATGCGCGAAGGTACCGGCCGTTCGGTGTACAACGTATTGCCCAGCTCGCTGACCCTGGCAGGCAAGACCGGTACCAGTAACGACTCGCGTGACAGCTGGTTCTCCGGTTTCAGCCAAGACCTGCTGGCGGTGGTGTGGATGGGCCGCGACGATAATGGCAAAACCCCGTTCACCGGTGCCACCGGTGCGCTGCAGGTCTGGACCAGCTTCATGAAGAAGGCCGACCCGCTACCGTTGGACATGCCGCAGCCGGACAACGTGGTGCAAGCGTGGATCGACCCCTACAGTGGCCGAGGTTCCGACGCAAGCTGTCCGGGAGCGGTGCAGATGCCGTATATTCGCGGCAGCGAACCGCCTGCCGGGGCAACCTGTGGCGGCGAGCAGAATCCGGCAGAATCGGTCATGGACTGGGTCAAAGGCTGGATGAATTAA
- a CDS encoding AAA family ATPase, producing the protein MSQALITALQNPALYPHPVDGFQLIETHISWVLLTGEYAYKIKKPMNFGFLDFTALDQRQHFCNEELRLNQRLTEGLYLEVLPITGSAEAPQLGGDGVAIEYALKMRQFPQGQMLSTLQANGELNASHIDQMARQIAEFHLHTPKVAAEQPYGSPESVMAPVEQNFEQIRPFLSDKADLQQLDNLQAWARSSFERLQGLFAARKANGFTRECHGDIHLGNATLIDGKVVIFDCIEFNEPFRKTDVWADTGFLAMDLEDRGLKCLARRFVSQYLELTGDYEGLEVLNFYKAYRALVRAKVALFSMPADADGVQRATTLRTYRNYANLAESYSAIPSRLLAITHGVSAVGKSHVAMRLVEALGAVRVRSDVERKRLFGEQQPTLRGQQDAGIYEQDASAATYQRLHELASTILRAGFPVVLDATYLKHAQRQAAAEVASATGVPFLILDCQAPEAVIASWLEQRQAENTDPSDATLDVVKAQQASREPLDGTELQHATRVDTQESASMDQVIDQIRQRLPGL; encoded by the coding sequence GTGAGCCAAGCCTTGATCACTGCATTGCAGAACCCTGCCCTCTACCCTCACCCCGTGGACGGGTTCCAGCTCATCGAGACGCACATCTCCTGGGTCCTGCTGACGGGCGAGTACGCCTACAAAATCAAGAAGCCGATGAACTTCGGCTTCCTCGACTTCACCGCGCTGGACCAGCGTCAGCATTTCTGTAACGAAGAACTGCGCCTGAACCAGCGCCTGACCGAAGGACTGTACTTGGAAGTCCTGCCGATCACCGGTAGCGCCGAGGCGCCGCAGCTTGGCGGTGACGGTGTGGCGATCGAATACGCGCTGAAAATGCGCCAATTCCCCCAGGGCCAGATGCTCAGCACCCTGCAGGCCAATGGTGAGCTCAACGCCAGCCACATCGACCAGATGGCCCGGCAGATCGCCGAGTTCCACCTGCACACTCCAAAGGTGGCTGCCGAGCAGCCCTACGGCTCGCCTGAAAGCGTGATGGCGCCGGTCGAGCAGAACTTCGAGCAGATCCGCCCATTCCTCAGCGACAAGGCCGACCTGCAACAGTTGGACAACCTGCAAGCCTGGGCGAGGAGCAGTTTCGAGCGGCTGCAAGGCCTGTTCGCCGCGCGCAAGGCCAATGGCTTCACCCGCGAGTGCCACGGCGACATCCACCTGGGCAACGCCACCCTGATCGACGGCAAGGTGGTGATCTTCGATTGCATCGAGTTCAACGAGCCGTTTCGCAAGACCGATGTCTGGGCCGACACCGGCTTCCTCGCCATGGACCTGGAAGACCGCGGCCTCAAGTGCCTGGCGCGCCGCTTCGTCAGCCAATACCTGGAGCTGACCGGCGACTACGAGGGCCTCGAAGTGCTCAACTTCTACAAGGCCTACCGTGCCCTGGTTCGCGCCAAGGTAGCGCTGTTCAGCATGCCCGCCGATGCCGATGGCGTACAGCGCGCCACCACCCTGCGCACCTACCGCAACTATGCCAACCTGGCGGAAAGCTACAGCGCCATCCCTTCGCGGCTGCTGGCCATCACGCACGGGGTCTCGGCCGTAGGCAAGAGCCACGTGGCCATGCGACTGGTAGAGGCCTTGGGTGCCGTGCGCGTGCGATCGGACGTGGAGCGCAAGCGCCTGTTCGGCGAACAGCAGCCAACGCTGCGTGGGCAGCAGGACGCCGGCATTTATGAACAGGATGCCAGCGCGGCGACCTACCAGCGCCTTCACGAACTGGCCAGCACCATCCTGCGCGCCGGCTTCCCGGTAGTGCTCGATGCAACGTACCTGAAACACGCTCAGCGCCAGGCTGCGGCAGAGGTCGCCAGCGCGACTGGCGTGCCGTTCCTGATTCTCGACTGCCAGGCCCCGGAGGCGGTAATCGCCAGCTGGCTGGAACAGCGCCAGGCGGAAAACACCGACCCGTCGGACGCGACACTGGATGTGGTGAAGGCTCAACAGGCCAGCCGTGAGCCGCTGGATGGCACAGAGCTGCAGCACGCCACCCGCGTTGATACGCAGGAAAGCGCCAGCATGGACCAGGTGATCGACCAAATTCGTCAGCGCCTGCCGGGCCTGTAA
- a CDS encoding TfoX/Sxy family protein, whose translation MNDELQHLKNLGKTSAQWLHAAGIHSASDLRRLGAVGAYQAVKTRGFRASKVLLYAIEGALLDMHWNDLPAERKQALNQQLDAKCTAQKNLK comes from the coding sequence ATGAACGATGAGTTGCAGCATCTTAAGAATCTTGGCAAGACCTCTGCGCAGTGGTTGCATGCGGCCGGTATTCACAGTGCATCGGACTTGCGTCGCCTTGGCGCGGTCGGTGCGTACCAGGCCGTGAAAACGCGAGGATTCCGGGCGTCGAAGGTGCTGTTGTACGCCATTGAAGGCGCCCTGCTGGACATGCACTGGAATGACTTGCCGGCCGAGCGCAAACAAGCGCTCAACCAACAACTGGACGCGAAGTGCACCGCGCAAAAAAATTTGAAATAA
- a CDS encoding ChaN family lipoprotein, which produces MRHPWLSGSLLCLLLSLAGCQASLPPLPAWQSSEGRDSVALGQIRDLASGQVISPEQLVERLAKAPHVLVGEKHDNPDHHALQLWLLRALQARRAQGSLLLEMLQPEQQARLDAVQAQASLPKDLPKALGWQDGWDWQLYGPIVREALQEHIALLPANLSTSEMRAAYRQPTPLPGIESNAPAVKAALLEQVRAGHCGLLPESQLPAMLAVQQQRDRRIAERLLAAPQPALLFTGAYHARKDLGVPLHLADLGAKGQSNVLMLAEVGETVEAGMADYVWYTPATPEQDYCAQLRK; this is translated from the coding sequence ATGCGCCATCCATGGCTGTCTGGCTCGTTGCTGTGTTTGTTGCTGTCGCTGGCGGGGTGCCAGGCCAGCTTGCCACCATTGCCTGCCTGGCAGAGCAGCGAAGGGCGTGACAGCGTGGCGCTCGGGCAGATCCGCGACTTGGCCAGCGGCCAGGTCATCAGCCCTGAGCAGTTGGTAGAGCGGCTGGCGAAAGCCCCCCACGTACTGGTAGGCGAAAAGCACGACAACCCCGACCATCACGCCTTGCAGTTGTGGTTGCTGCGCGCACTGCAGGCCCGGCGAGCGCAGGGCAGCCTGTTGCTCGAGATGCTGCAGCCAGAGCAGCAGGCGCGGCTGGATGCCGTGCAGGCGCAAGCGAGTCTGCCGAAGGACCTGCCCAAGGCCCTGGGTTGGCAGGACGGCTGGGACTGGCAACTGTACGGGCCGATCGTCCGGGAAGCTTTGCAGGAACATATCGCGCTGCTGCCAGCCAACTTGTCTACCAGCGAAATGCGCGCAGCCTATCGCCAGCCGACACCGTTGCCGGGCATTGAATCCAATGCGCCAGCGGTAAAAGCGGCACTGCTTGAGCAGGTGCGCGCTGGGCATTGTGGGTTACTGCCGGAAAGCCAGCTACCGGCCATGCTGGCGGTTCAGCAACAGCGCGACCGGCGCATTGCCGAGCGCTTGCTGGCAGCGCCTCAACCTGCGCTTCTGTTCACTGGGGCCTATCACGCGCGCAAAGATCTCGGCGTACCGCTGCACTTGGCAGACCTGGGGGCGAAGGGGCAGAGCAACGTGCTGATGCTGGCCGAGGTGGGCGAGACTGTGGAGGCGGGTATGGCGGACTATGTCTGGTATACGCCAGCCACGCCTGAGCAGGACTACTGCGCGCAACTGCGCAAATAG